The genomic region CAGCTCCCGGGCCGACTGTTACATGTGGTGATCCCGGCAGAAACATTGCTATTGAATCAACAGGAAAGCGCCGCCGCTATTCAAAAACTGCGCCAGGCGGGTTGCCGCATTATCGTGAGCCAGGTTGGGCGCGATCTGCAAATCTTTAATCTGTTGAATAAGAACCTGGCCGATTACCTGTTACTCGACAGTGAACTGAGCGCCAGCATTCACGGTAACTTAATGGATGAGATGCTGGTGTCTATCGTACAGGGACACGCCCAACGCCTGGGAATAAAAACCATCGCCGGGCCGGTACAAACGCCGCTGATTATGGATACGCTTTCCGGCATCGGCGTCGATCAGATCTTTGGCGATATTATTGACGAAACGCAACCGTTGGATTTACTTCTCAACACCAGTTATTTCGCCATCAATTGACGGTTGCCATCCTTCGGTATACCAGATATGTAACAGAGCATAGGAGCGCCAGGGTTTCCAGCGCTCCGCATAGCGACGTATCTGCGCAGGCGTCATGCCCGGAAAGCGCTGTTTGATCAGATAATCATCGGGTAAAAAGACATCTTTAGCCTGCCAGCCTCGCAGGGCGAAATAGTTCGCCGTCCAGCGTCCAATCCCAGGAAAACCCTGCAACGTTTTCATGCCCTGTTCCACATCGGCTGGCGCAGAGGTTGCTAACGTCCCATCCAGCGCCGCTTGCGCGAGGTAGATCAGAGCTTCTGCGCGCTTGAGCGGCATACCTAATGCCTTCAGGTCCTGCGGGTCGGCATTCACCAGTTGATCGGGCCGCGGGAAGCAAATTACCCCAGGCGATTCGGCTAAGGTCTCCCCGTACCGCTGGGCCACTTTCGCCGTTAACTTCGCCGCCATCGCCACGCTGACCAGTTGCCCGAGAATTGCCCGCACCCCTTGTTCGAAAGCATCAACTGACCCCGGCAGTCGCAGGCCCGGACGCGCCGCGCCTAAATCACCCAGCGCATGCGCTATATGTTGCGGTTCACATCGCAGGTCAAACAGACGCTCGATTTTTTCCAGGCACTCCTGCGCAACGGGGAGCAGTCCCTCACTCAACGTCACCTGAAGCGTATGGGCGTGTGGATTCGGCACGACCTCAATAATTCCCCGATGCTCTCCCACTGCCAGGCTTCGCGTGTAACGTAATGCCTCTACCGTTTCTACGCCGCTCACCGCACGCGCGGCAAGGAAACCCAACATCCAGGACCAGTCATACGGCGGCTGCCAGCTCAGGGTAAACATCTGCATCTCCTTTTTTACAAACCTTCAGCATAATCGCAATGCCGACGAAATGCCTTGCTTTCATATTCCAGTTGTCGGGGCGTCGACATTTCGCTAAAGTCTCGCCCCTTCTTCACTGGCATGGGGATATTAACGTGTTTATTGGATTTGATTACGGTACCGCAAACTGCTCGGTCGCGATCATGCGTGACGGCAAACCGCAGTTGCTGAAAATGGAGAATAACAGCTCGCTGTTGCCATCCATGCTCTGCGCGCCCACGCGTGAAGCCGTTAGCGAATGGCTGTACCGCCATCATGACGTTCCGACACCCGACGACGAAACGCAGGCGCTGCTGCGACGCGCAGTCCGTTTTAATCGTGATGAAGATATCGAGGTCACGCCCTCCAGCGTACAGTTTGGCGTCAATTCACTCGCCCACTATATTGATGACCCGGAAGAGGTCTACTTTGTTAAATCACCGAAATCCTTCCTGGGTGCTAACGGACTGAAGCCACAGCAGGTCGCGTTATTCGAAGATCTCGTCTGCGCCATGATGCTGCATATCCGCCAACAGGCGGAAAGCCAACTGCCGGAGCCGATCACCCAGGCCGTTATTGGCCGCCCTATCAACTTCCAGGGTTTGGGTGGCGATGAGGCTAACCGCCAGGCACAGGGGATCCTGGAACGCGCGGCGAAACGCGCCGGATTCCGGGAAGTGGTTTTCCAGTATGAGCCTGTCGCTGCGGGCCTGGACTATGAAGCCACATTGCAGGAAGAGAAACGCGTACTGGTTGTGGATATCGGCGGCGGGACGACTGACTGCTCTTTACTGCTGATGGGGCCGCAGTGGCATCATCGCGCAGACCGTGAATCCAGCCTGCTCGGGCACAGCGGCTGCCGCGTGGGCGGTAACGATCTGGATATCGCCCTGGCGTTTAAAAACCTGATGCCGCTGCTCGGTATGGGCGGTGAAACCGAGAAAGGCATTGCCCTGCCGGTACTGCCGTGGTGGAACGCCGTTGCCATCAATGACGTTCCCGCCCAGAGCGATTTCTACAGCAGCGCGAATGGTCGTCTGCTGGATACCCTGGTGCGCGATGCCCGCGAACCTGAACAGGTGGCTTTCCTGCGTAAAGTCTGGCAGCAGCGTCTTAGCTATCGCCTGGTACGCAGCGCGGAAGAGTGCAAAATCGCCCTTTCCGATCAACCGGAAATCCGTGCCACGCTGCCGTTTATTAGCGACGAGCTGGCGACAGCCATTAGTCAGCAAGGTCTGGAAGCCGCGCTGGACCAGCCGTTAACGCGTATTCTGGAGCAGGTACAACTGGCGCTGGATAACGCCCAGGTGAAGCCCGATGTGATTTACCTCACCGGCGGCAGCGCACGTTCTCCACTCATCAAAAAGGCGCTGGCAGCGCAGCTTCCTGGCATTCCCATTGCCGGAGGAGATGACTTCGGATCCGTGACCGCCGGACTGGCGCGTTGGGCTGACGTACTATTCCGCTAAACGCCTCGCAAGCTGAGTGCGCATGGATTGACATTAGCGTTCGTGTGGCTTAATTTCAGGAGTGAGGGTTAGGGAGAGTTTCCTCCCCCTCTGGTGTCTTAGTAAGCCGGCAAGCTTATGACTAAGAGTATCACCAGGATGATGACCGACTTCATCATAACCTTTTCCTTATTTTGGCCCCTTCCTCGGGAGGGGCTTTCCTGATTCAGCGTCCTGCTGAACTCCGTGGCTTACCTCCTTTTTGCCTTGCCGCCACTTTAGCGCACTCTTTACCTTCTGCTGTTTTAGAAGATCGTTATTGCGTAACGCCTCGCAAAGCGTGTCGCCATTAGGATGAATCCGTACCGGGTTTCATAATTCCTCCATTTTTCCCCCTTGTTCGCTGGCTACACTAGTATCATTGGGCGAAACGTTTCAGGATGAGAAACTTATAACGATGAAAGGCAGTAACCAAACCCGCTGGACGATTGCCATTGTGGTCGTCGTCGCAGCCATCGCCGCATTCTGGTTCTGGCAGAACCGCAGTGAGCCGCAGGGCACAACGCCTGGCGCAACCGGTCCGAGCAAGCCCGCCGCACAAACGGGGCGGCGTGGCATGCGCTCAGGTCCGTTAGCCCCCGTACAGGCGGCGACCGCCACTGAACAGGCCGTGCCCCGTTATCTCAGCGGGCTCGGTACGATCACCGCCGCGAATACCGTCACCGTACGCAGCCGCGTTGATGGTCAACTGTTAGCGCTACACTTCCAGGAAGGCCAACAGGTGAAAGCCGGTGACCTGCTGGCAGAGATTGATCCGAGCCAGTTTAACGTTGCGCTGGCACAGGCCCAGGGACAACTGGCGAAGG from Citrobacter sp. RHB25-C09 harbors:
- a CDS encoding type I toxin-antitoxin system Ibs family toxin produces the protein MMKSVIILVILLVISLPAY
- the yegD gene encoding molecular chaperone, with amino-acid sequence MFIGFDYGTANCSVAIMRDGKPQLLKMENNSSLLPSMLCAPTREAVSEWLYRHHDVPTPDDETQALLRRAVRFNRDEDIEVTPSSVQFGVNSLAHYIDDPEEVYFVKSPKSFLGANGLKPQQVALFEDLVCAMMLHIRQQAESQLPEPITQAVIGRPINFQGLGGDEANRQAQGILERAAKRAGFREVVFQYEPVAAGLDYEATLQEEKRVLVVDIGGGTTDCSLLLMGPQWHHRADRESSLLGHSGCRVGGNDLDIALAFKNLMPLLGMGGETEKGIALPVLPWWNAVAINDVPAQSDFYSSANGRLLDTLVRDAREPEQVAFLRKVWQQRLSYRLVRSAEECKIALSDQPEIRATLPFISDELATAISQQGLEAALDQPLTRILEQVQLALDNAQVKPDVIYLTGGSARSPLIKKALAAQLPGIPIAGGDDFGSVTAGLARWADVLFR
- the alkA gene encoding DNA-3-methyladenine glycosylase 2: MFTLSWQPPYDWSWMLGFLAARAVSGVETVEALRYTRSLAVGEHRGIIEVVPNPHAHTLQVTLSEGLLPVAQECLEKIERLFDLRCEPQHIAHALGDLGAARPGLRLPGSVDAFEQGVRAILGQLVSVAMAAKLTAKVAQRYGETLAESPGVICFPRPDQLVNADPQDLKALGMPLKRAEALIYLAQAALDGTLATSAPADVEQGMKTLQGFPGIGRWTANYFALRGWQAKDVFLPDDYLIKQRFPGMTPAQIRRYAERWKPWRSYALLHIWYTEGWQPSIDGEITGVEK